The Arctopsyche grandis isolate Sample6627 chromosome 5, ASM5162203v2, whole genome shotgun sequence genome includes a window with the following:
- the ppl gene encoding glycine cleavage system H protein, mitochondrial codes for MRLPWAVARGVVRALTGTARACSSGGVARLERFTDKHEWVRLEKESESARSGAEASVGISEYAQDALGEVVFVQLPEVGARLAAGDECGSLESVKAASELYSPVSGTVTARNDRLHATPSLVNSSPFDEGWLFKLRLADSDQLDKLMDRPQYDDFLKTDHH; via the coding sequence ATGCGTCTGCCTTGGGCTGTGGCCAGGGGAGTCGTCAGAGCGCTGACGGGAACTGCTCGAGCCTGCAGTTCCGGAGGAGTGGCCAGACTCGAGCGCTTCACGGACAAGCACGAGTGGGTGCGGCTGGAGAAGGAGTCCGAAAGTGCTAGAAGTGGAGCAGAAGCCAGTGTGGGGATCTCGGAGTACGCGCAGGACGCTCTGGGCGAGGTGGTGTTCGTGCAGCTGCCAGAGGTTGGGGCGCGGCTGGCGGCCGGAGACGAGTGCGGGTCTCTGGAGAGTGTGAAGGCGGCCTCCGAGCTTTACAGCCCCGTCTCGGGAACCGTCACGGCCAGAAACGACCGCCTGCACGCCACCCCTTCGCTCGTCAACTCCTCCCCCTTCGACGAGGGCTGGCTCTTCAAGCTGCGGCTCGCCGACTCCGACCAGCTCGACAAGCTCATGGATCGGCCGCAGTACGACGACTTTCTCAAGACGGACCACCACTGA